From the genome of Bactrocera oleae isolate idBacOlea1 chromosome 2, idBacOlea1, whole genome shotgun sequence, one region includes:
- the LOC138859027 gene encoding uncharacterized protein, with protein sequence MDAEMSITPTPTIRSAVTVPRPGATPVAAPRTTPGTTVPTAPRRAMRPTPTVVSEPPRLRCPLCCRSHRLQHCPIFKGMTPNQRQKVAQAHGHCLNCLAQTHDTQECVSDIVCQYCDRPHHTLLHRNPRRPVARPSVPRRHDAGRRPQPSHAARPRRRQALAAPRTWRQLHSTLTPHQPLRPQTRRRTGLSNVVATLQQLQRLLG encoded by the coding sequence ATGGACGCTGAAATGTCAATTACCCCTACGCCAACCATACGTTCGGCTGTCactgtgccgcgccctggggctACCCCCGTAGCAGCGCCACGAACAACACCAGGAACAACTGTACCGACAGCTCCACGACGTGCCATGCGCCCAACGCCTACTGTAGTTTCGGAGCCGCCTCGCCTCCGCTGCCCGCTCTGTTGCCGTTCACACCGGCTGCAGCACTGTCCCATTTTTAAGGGTATGACACCCAATCAACGTCAGAAGGTGGCCCAGGCACATGGGCACTGTTTGAATTGTTTGGCCCAGACGCATGACACGCAGGAATGCGTGTCTGATATCGTGTGCCAATACTGCGACAGGCCGCATCATACCTTGCTGCATCGAAACCCAAGGCGCCCTGTCGCACGGCCCTCAGTACCCCGCCGCCATGATGCAGGCCGTCGTCCACAGCCAAGCCATGCAGCACGACCCCGTCGACGACAAGCACTCGCCGCACCCCGAACTTGGCGTCAGCTCCATAGCACCTTAACACCACACCAACCCTTAAGGCCGCAGACTCGCCGCAGGACAGGCCTCAGCAACGTCGTGGCAACGCTGCAACAACTccagcgactgctaggctga